A genomic stretch from Tenrec ecaudatus isolate mTenEca1 chromosome 17, mTenEca1.hap1, whole genome shotgun sequence includes:
- the LOC142430315 gene encoding serine/threonine-protein phosphatase 4 regulatory subunit 2-like produces MNVEGLQEALEDFEKRGKKEVCPVLDQFLCHVAKTGETIIPFTIQQLCELLTDPRRNYTGTDKFLRGVENNVMVVSCVHPSSEKNNSNNSLNRMNGVMFPGNSPSHTERSNINGPGTPRPLNQSKVSLSAPMTTNGLPENTDSKEANVQQNEDKNHSDTLSSESEGASVSPMKNKHPDEDAVGAEGHKVKRLRFDKESEVRETASQTPSSAAPPVMEEEKEAPASSPDKDKERSCTRQHGAEEEEDEEEGSFMTSREMVPEIKNQEKESDDALTVNDVSSEKNNQMEESDVSQAEKDVYSEGSEDTGPVSSGSDCVESEELVGSSSSKTGESPSESFMENDEATEEPMEQD; encoded by the exons ATGAACGTCGAGGGGCTGCAGGAGGCGCTGGAAGATTttgagaagagagggaaaaaggaagttTGCCCTGTCCTGGATCAGTTTCTTTGCCATGTAGCCAAGACTGGAGAAACAAT CATCCCTTTTACTATTCAACAACTATGTGAATTGCTAACAGATCCTAGGAGAAACTATACAGGAACAGACAAATTTCtcagaggagtagaaaataatgtgatggttgttaGCTGTGTTCATCCTTCATCAGAGAAAAATAATTCTAATAATAGTTTAAATAGAATGAACGGTGTAATGTTTCCTGGAAATTCTCCAAGTCATACTGAGAGGTCTAATATAAATGGTCCTGGAACACCCAGGCCACTTAATCAGTCAAAGGTTTCTTTGTCAGCCCCTATGACAACAAATGGTTTGCCAGAGAACACAGATAGCAAAGAGGCAAATGTACAGCAAAATGAGGACAAAAACCACAGTGACACTCTGTCATCTGAATCAGAAGGTGCCTCTGTGAGCCCTATGAAAAATAAACACCCAGATGAAGATGCTGTGGGAGCTGAAGGGCACAAGGTCAAAAGACTCAGGTTTGACAAAGAAAGTGAAGTAAGAGAGACAGCCAGTCAGACCCCGTCCAGTGCGGCCCCTCCAGTTatggaagaagaaaaggaagcacCAGCATCTTCTCCCGATAAGGATAAGGAAAGGAGTTGTACCAGACAGCATGGtgcagaagaggaggaagacGAAGAAGAAGGGTCTTTTATGACATCAAGAGAAATGGTCCCagaaataaaaaatcaagaaaaagaatCAGATGATGCCTTAACTGTGAATGACGTGAGTTCTGAGAAAAATAATCAAATGGAGGAATCTGATGTGTCACAAGCTGAGAAAGATGTATATTCTGAAGGTAGTGAAGACACAGGCCCTGTAAGTAGTGGTTCTGACTGCGTTGAATCAGAGGAATTGGTGGGATCCAGCTCTAGTAAAACTGGAGAGAGTCCCTCGGAGTCGTTCATGGAAAACGACGAAGCCACAGAGGAACCCATGGAACAAGACTAG